Part of the Acidobacteriota bacterium genome, GCCGCGTGAGCGGTCCGTCTTCGAGCCTCCCGCCCTCGATTCGCACCGTCCTCACGTCGGGTCCCGGGGGACCGGGGACCGCCGGCCACCACCACAGGTCGACCGCGTCGGCGACCAGGTCGTCGTTCAGTACGGCGGCGAAGTAGAGCGCCGCCGGCAGGTTGGCCTCGACCTGCTCCTGGATCGCGTTCCAGTCCAGTTCCCGGCGGGCGGTCTCCCGGTCGCGCAGCGTTTCCGCGTCGACCCCCAGGTCGGCGAGTGTGGCGACGCCCTCCGCGGCACGTCCGAGGACGGTGTAGACGCCGGAACCGCGGAACGACTCGAGCGCCGCCTCCATCGCGCGAACGCCGGCCGGATCGTCACCCAGCACTCCGAGGTAGACAAGCGCGGGCCGGAGTTCGACCTCGATGTCGATCCGCCGCCGGTCCGCGGCGACCACGGAGGTCTCGAAGTAGCCCAGCGTGCCGTGGGTCACCGATAAGTCGTACGCGCCGGGAGGAAGCCGCACCTGGGGCGGCGACTTGGACCAATCGGGGCGGAGAATCCGGCCGTTGCCAAGGACGGTCGCACCTTCGCTCAGGCCGGCCAGACCGATCACTGCCTCCTCCCGCTCGAGCACGATCGGCCGCAGGTCGTAGTCGCGCAGGTCGGGCAGTTGCAGGCTGGTCCGGACGCTTCGAAAGCCGTCCTTCTCGACCTCGATCCGGTAGCGGCCGGGCGGCAGATCCTCGATCCAGAGTTCCTCCGAGAAGTCCTCGGGCGGATGCGCCGAGACGGGGCCCTCGGGCCGGAACCAGGGTTCCGCCTGGCCGGCGGTTCGCCCGCGTTCGATGCCGTCGACGAGCACGGTGGCCCCGGTCGGCGCGGTCCGCAGCCGGACGACCGCGCTGTCGCGCTCCAGCTCGACTTCGACTTCGAGGTCCCGGTCGCCGACGATCGTGAACGCGGCGGTGGTTGGCAGGAAGCCCGGGCGGACCACCGAGGCCAGGTAGTCGCCGACCAGCAGGGGAGTCGGCTCCGGAGGTTCGAACGGTTCCACGTCTGGCTCGGCCTCGGCCTCGGGATCGGAAGCGGTGGAGTCGTCGCCGTCATCGGCTGGAACCTCCTGTTCGCCTTCGTCTTCCGCTTCCGCGCCGGCCTCCGCCGCCGGCGGCGCCTCCGGCGGCCTGTTGTTCTCGAACTCCAGGTCGCCGACCAGGATGCGGGCGTCCCGGGGGAGGACGAGAAAGGAGACGCGTCCCACGAGCTCCTCCCTTCGGCTCTCCAGGCGCTCGGTCAACTGCCTGCCTGCCGTGTCGGCGTCCAGCTCGAACAGCGGATCGAGGCGGACGATCCGGTCGAGCGCCTCGTCGGCGGCATCCCGGTCGTCGAGCGTCCAATGGGCGGCGGCAAGGTAGAGCCACGTGGTTTGCAGGGTCTCGAACAGGCGTGGGTCGTCGGCCGCGAGCGTCCGGGCGTCACCGGTTGCCGCGGCGAGCGGCTCAAGCGTTGCGATCACGGTCTCGAGGACCGGGATGGCTCCTTCGGAGTCGCCTTCCGCGTAGAGATCGCCGGCTTCGGCGAGAGCGGCCGTCGCCTGCGGCGGCAGTCGGCTCGAGCGTTCGATCTCCAGATCGCTGCGGCCGATCTCCTGGACGCCGAGACGCTGGGCCGCCACGGACCCGCAAAGAGCGAAGAGCGCCGTCAGAACCCCCGCGGCTGCCGCGAGCACGGGTCGCGTCGACGTGCGGTTCCGCGGCATGCCTACTCCACCACCAGGACCGCGCCGAGCCGGCTGTCGGCGATGAAGATGCGGCCCCTGGCGTCGACCGCGATGTCCTCTGGAGCCCGCAGCTCCTGAGCGCTCGGAAGGATGGGGCCGATCGTGGCGATGGGCACGGCGTGGGGATCGTAGACCAGAACCTGAAGGGACGAGGCGTCCAGCACGTAGCGGTTGCCGAACGGGTCGACGTCGACCGCCGTGGGCCGGTTCCAGTCGGCGCGGAACGACTCCTCGAAGTCGCCGTTCCTGCCGAAGCGATGCACTGTGGCCGGTTGCGAGCGGGAGCCGGCATCCAGGACGTGGATGGTGCCGTCCTCGCCCACGGCGAGATCGATGGGCTGGTTTATCGCGCCGAGACGGAGGGTTTCGAGCGGGCGGCCGTCCGGGTCGTAGCGAAGCACTTCGGCGGTGCGGCGGGAGAGGAGGGTCCAGTTGCCGAACCCGTCCTGGTGGGCGGCGACGATCCGGTCGAGCGTGCCGCCCTGGGGCCGGCCAAAGGAGACCGTCACGAGATCCTGGAGCCGGGTCACACCGTCGGCCGTGATCACGGCGCCGCCACCGCCGGCACCCTGGCTGGGCCGGACGATTCCGCGCAGGTCCCGGGCCGAGGAGGGGCTCCCGTTGGGGTCGAGGATCGCGGCCCGGTTCGGTTCGGTGACGAGGAGTTCGCCGTTCGCTCCGGCGGCGACGCCGCGGGGTCTCTCGATTCCCGCCTGCTCGGGCAGGTAGGGCCTGGACCGGCTCCAGGGCTCCCTACCTGTGAGAGGCCGCAGGATCAGGCGGTGAATCAGGGTCATCCGGTCGAGGGCGGCGTCGGCGAGCCCGCTCGCTGGTTCCGCTCCGGCGGCTTGTCGGAGCCAGCCCTCCCGCGCCAGCCTCAGATGGTCGACTGCCCCCTGCCAGTCCCCGCGCGCAAGCAGTAGTTCGCCGAGTTCGTAGTGGGCCCGGGGCGTCCACTCGTTCTCGGCTTCGCGCTCCAGGACCCGAAGCAGTTCGCCGGCGGCTTTCGCTACGTCGCCGGTGCGCCGTCCCAGTGCGGAGGCCTCGACCAGGGCCCGGCTGCGAACTGCCGCTTGGGGATGTTCGCTCGCGGGGAGACGCCTACTGAGCGCCAGCAATTCCCCGCGCGCCCGCGCCAGGTCACCTGCGCTACGCGCGGTCCCGACGTTCACGAGAACGGCGTCGACGGCCGCGGCGACTTCGCGCTCGACGGCCTCCCGCTGGGCCGGCAGCGCCGCGGCGACGAAGACCAGGGCGAGGCCGAACCAGAGGCTACGCGTCGACCTGATCGTTGAGCCTCTCGTCACTGATCCGTTGGGCGCTTGGCGAGTGAGGGGCATGGGTGAGGATCAGGTTGGCTCGCGCAATCGCCTTCGCCGCGTCGCCGAGTTCCTGGTACGTGAGCATCTCCTTGTACAGCACGTCCGCCAGTCTGTTCAACCGCTCCTCGACCTCGCCTGCGTAAGGGCCGTTCGGGAAGCGCTCGAGATACTCGGAACCGCTCGTGATGTCGTCATAGCTGCCGACCAGTTTGCCCAGCCGGTCCTCGGCGCGCTGGCCGAGTTCGGGGTCGCGTTTCTGGGACGCGAGGTGCTGGAGGGAACCAAGACGTGTGAGCACGGGCGCCAGGTTGCGCAATCCTCGCTGAGCGTCGGCCGCGGGACTGTCGCCGTCTTCGGTTATCGCACCGGCCGGCTCCGACTCCCAGGCTTTGAGAAAGTGCTCCACCGCGTCCGTCTCGCGGCCGAGCCGGCTGTAGGAGATCCCGAGCAGCAGCGCCACCTTGGGTGCCCGCGGAGAGTCCGGATAGTTGGAGAGGAAGGCCTCGAGGAAGGGTGTCTCGAACACCCCCCGGTCGAGGATCCTGATCGACTGGCCGTAGAGCTCTTCCGACTGGCGGCGCAGGTCGGCCATTTCGTTGCTGAGCACCGCCAGGAAGGGCGTCTCGGGGGTCAGGGAGCGGACGCTCTCCATCTGCTGACGGTAGGCGGCGGTGATCCGGCCGTAGTCGCGGGACGTGGCCAGCCGTTCGAGTTCCGCGTCGCGCAGCCTGTGCAGGTTCTCGAGCCGAAGCGATTCTGCGGCGGTGCCCGAGGGCCACGCACCGAGGGCCATTGCCTTCAGCAGATCGAGTTCCGGCGATGACGGAGGTCGTCCCTGCCGGCGGCCCTGAGGCTGCTCCTTCGTACCCCGTTCCGCGTACTCGAGCAGTACGGTCTGCGTGGCGGTGCGGTACGCATCGACGTCTTCGGACGGTTCCGGCTGCAGCGTCGCCAGGTAGCGGGCGCGGGCCTCGGCGGCAACGACGCGCGAGTCGAAGAACGGGTGGGTCTGCCAGTAGCCGAGGACCTTCGCCTGGGAGATGCGTTCGCCCATTCTGGTCATCAACTGAGCCAGTCCGTTCGGATCGAAGCCTGCGGCGGCGGCGTAGCGCTGTCCCTCCTCGTCGCTCTGGTCCTCGTGCTCGCGGGAGTAGCTGCGCATAAGCAGTTCGGTGAACACCATGCCCCCTGTAAGGGCCGCTTGGGCGGCTGCCGCGGTCGACCCCTGGTCGCGGGTGTAGCCGTAGGGACCGACGTAGCCGTCGTTCCGATCGGACGCGGCTGCCGCGATCAGGCCGACGGAGAGCAGGGAACTCGCCACGTTGAGCAAGGTCGCGCGCTTCTTCTGCTTCAGGAAGTGCTCGGAGGTCACGTGCGCGATCTCGTGGCCGAGGAGCGCCGCCAGCATGTCATCCGAGAGCCCCAGGTCGAGCATGCCCTTGGTCACGAAGATCTGCCCGGCGGGCAGAGCGAAGGCGTTGGGCAGGGGCGTGTCGACGACGGCGAAGGTGAAGGGGTATTCGTCGAAGTCCGCGTGGTAGGCGACCTGGTAGCCGATCCGGTTGACCCGTTCCTGAGCCGCCGGGTCGTCGAGCAGCCCGTACTGCCTGACCGCCTGAGCCGCGGCGGCGAGGCTCTTCTGGAACAGTGCCGGATTGGAGATCTCCAGTCCCGACGAAGAGCTGGCGGTGCCAAGGAAGAAGGCCAGGGTGACGGCGGTCACGGTCCGTGTTGAAGACGCTTGTCGGGTGCGAATCATGGGTGGACCAACGGTCGCGGGACCGTACGAGATTCCATCCGAGCGTCCGGTGACGGGCGCTACGACTGGTTCGCGTGTGGCGCGAAACGCGCCACACGGGTTCCGCAACGTCCTAGGATAACCCCGTAACGCGGTTGCTGGTGATGCCGGATGCGGTCGTGATGTCTCGCCGGTGTCGCTTTCACCGTTCGGCTAGCGCGTCTGCACGCAGTCGGGCGCGGGGCGCGACCTCGGGTCCTTCGTCCGCATACAGCCGGCCATGCTCGGTCAACGCGAGCGATTCGAAGACGCGCCGGGCGCGTTGCCGTACCTCGTCGTGGCCTCGGTCAGCCAGGTCGGACAGTGCGACTCCGAAGGTGTACTGAACCGTTTCCGCCCCCAACCCGGCGCGGTCGGGGGCCTCGATCTCCTCGAGGAGCTGAATCGCGCTCTCGGGATCGCCAGCGGCGAGCGCCAGCGCGGCGAGGTCCAGTTCAAGGAGCCAGCGAGGCGTGTCGGCCGAGCTGTCGAACTCCCGGATCAGCCCGGCGGCCGCGGCGGCCAGGTACAGATTCGGAGCGAGAACATCAAGCTGAGTCCACCCCCACGCTGGATGGATGACCGTGGCGGTGGCTTCCTTTCCGTCTCCTCCGACTGCGAATTCGATTCCGCCCCCGGGTTGGAGCCGGTCCAGGGCTGTCGTCAACTGGTCCGCCGAGGCGGGTTCACCGTCGATCTCCCTGACCTCGATCCCAGGTTGCAGGCCAGCGGCTGCGGCCGGTCCACCCGGATCAACCGTGGCGACGATGAGACCGTCGCTCTTCAGCGACTCGATCAGGCCGACGCCGAGATCGGGCGTCTGGATTCCAACTTCAAGTACCGGATTCAGCGAACGAGCAAGCCGTCTCAGGGCGCTGCCCTCGAATCTTCCGCTCCTGAGATCGATGGACAGCACGTCGGGTCGGGCGGGACCGGGCGCAGCCGACCACCACCACAAGTCGACAGAGTCGGCCGCCAGGTCGTCGCTCAGCACAGCGGCGAAGTACAGTGCCGCCGGAGTTTCCCGTTGGATCTGCGCTCGGATGGCGTTCCATGGGAGCTCGGTCTTCGCGGTTGTCCAGTCGCGCAGGACCTGTGAGTCGATACCTAGGTCGGCGAAGACGGCGCGGCCCTGTTCGCTACGGTCGAGCACGATATGGACCCCGTCGTCCTTCAGGAACTCGATCGCGGAGGCTACGGCGCGCAGTCCGGCCGCATCCTCGCCGAAGGTTCCGAGGAAGGCCAGAGCCGGCTTCATCTCGACGCGAACTTCCAGCCAAGCGCCATGCTCTACGACGACCGATGTCTCGAAGACGTCCTGTCTGCCGCGAGTGACGACCAGATCGAGCTGGCCTGGCAGCACGGCCACTTCCGGCTTGAGCTTCGATCGGTCCGGCTGCATCTCGCGGCCGTTGCCGTAGACCTTCGCGTCCTCCGGCAGCCCCTCGAGCAGGAGCATGGCGTACTCCTGCTCGAGCACGACGGGAGGTAGTTCGTAGTCGAGCAGGGCGGGGATGTCGAGCGTTTGGCTGAACGTGCGGAAACCCTCTCTCCTTATCTCGAGCCGATGCGAACCGACGGGCAGGTCGGCGAGCCACAGTTCGGCTGAGAAGCTCCTTCCGGGAGTAAACGCCGCTGGCCCTTCCGGAGTGAAATCTGGCCTGGCGTGTCCCTCGGTGCGACCGCGTACGAAACCGTCGATCAGTACGGTCGCGTTGCTCGGCGCGGTTCGCAGCCGGAGCGTCGCACTGGCGCGCTCCATGGTGACCACGACGTCCATCTCCTCGCCGGCGGCGACGCTGAAGCCGACGAGCGTCGGCAGGTAGCCCGGCCGTGTGATCTCGGCCACGTAGTCGCTGGCGGGAAGCGCGAGGCGTCCCGGTGCGCGAAGTACCCGGCGTCCGACTTCGATTCGAGCGTCCGGCGGCTCCGCTACGAAGGTCGCGCCTCCAAGGGCCTCCGGTTGGGGCCACTCCTGCGCGGCCACCGGGCCTTCACGTCCGGTTCCTGAGAGAAACAGGACCATGATCCACGCGGCTTGGAGCACCGCGCCTGGGGCCGACAGAGGCGTTCTCCGGTTGCCGGTGTGGCCAATGCAGATCATGGGTAGTAGCCGCTGATCGTGCGGGCGCGGCGTCCGTCCGTGACCCGAACTTCGACCTGCCGGAAGTCGTCGTTCGCGGACTGCTGGTTCGAGTTGTAGGCCAGCAGGTACTGTGAGCGGAGTTCCCTGTCGATCTGTCGATACACCGGCTGTAGTTCCCTGGCCGCCGAGATGAAGAACGCCCGCCCGCCGGTCACCGCGGCGATCTCCTGGAGTTTCGACCGCAGCAGCGGTTCGTTGTCGCCAATGCCCAGCCCGATCGTGTAGATGACGACCTCCGAGTGCTTGGCGTACTCCAGGACGTCGGGATAGGTGGCGGAACTCGACGTATCCTCGCCGTCCGACAGGAGGACGAGCGCGCGCCGTCCCCGGATGCCGCGGAAGTAGTAGAGGCCTGTCATCAGGGCATCGTGGAGCGCCGTCTGGCCGCTCGCGCGAAGCGCGCGGACCGTGTCCACGACCGCTTCCACGTCGGATGTCTGTCCCATGAGCAGATGGGGACGGGACGCGAACGCCACTGCGAACGAACTGTCACTCGGGTTGAGCAGGTTGGTCAGGAACTGCGCGGCGGCCTTCCTGGTCTCCTCCATGACCGGGTCCATCGACGCGGACGTGTCGATCGCGACCCCAAGGGTCAGAGGTAGGTTCTCGACGAGTTCAAAGGTGGAGATCTGCTGTGTGACGCCGTCCTCCAGCACGGTGAAGTCGGCCTCCCGGAGCCCGACGATCGGGCGGTTGCCCCTGTCGGTCACGGCCGTGTAGAGCTCGACCATGTCGACATCGATGCTGTCGGAAAGGGCCGACGCGCTGAGAAAGCGGACGTCCTCGGCGCCGCTGCCGTCGTCCAGCGTCGCTGTGACCGTGAGGTAGACCGGTTCGGCCTCGTTGCGGGCCCTGGGCACGCTGATCTCGGCCCGCCAGGGTGGTCTCTGGAGTTCGACCTGGACTTCGTCCCCTACGCGAAACTCCACGGCGCTGACTTCGCGTCCTTTTGGTACGACGATGGCCGCCCTCGCTGGCGTCGTGC contains:
- a CDS encoding PDZ domain-containing protein; this encodes MPRNRTSTRPVLAAAAGVLTALFALCGSVAAQRLGVQEIGRSDLEIERSSRLPPQATAALAEAGDLYAEGDSEGAIPVLETVIATLEPLAAATGDARTLAADDPRLFETLQTTWLYLAAAHWTLDDRDAADEALDRIVRLDPLFELDADTAGRQLTERLESRREELVGRVSFLVLPRDARILVGDLEFENNRPPEAPPAAEAGAEAEDEGEQEVPADDGDDSTASDPEAEAEPDVEPFEPPEPTPLLVGDYLASVVRPGFLPTTAAFTIVGDRDLEVEVELERDSAVVRLRTAPTGATVLVDGIERGRTAGQAEPWFRPEGPVSAHPPEDFSEELWIEDLPPGRYRIEVEKDGFRSVRTSLQLPDLRDYDLRPIVLEREEAVIGLAGLSEGATVLGNGRILRPDWSKSPPQVRLPPGAYDLSVTHGTLGYFETSVVAADRRRIDIEVELRPALVYLGVLGDDPAGVRAMEAALESFRGSGVYTVLGRAAEGVATLADLGVDAETLRDRETARRELDWNAIQEQVEANLPAALYFAAVLNDDLVADAVDLWWWPAVPGPPGPDVRTVRIEGGRLEDGPLTRLAGALAPDLGRQTPRFGAVLIDSLTAGVPIVATVEPGGPAEAAGLRPGMEVLAIDGTAASSTLQLTAALEDLEPGGVIELEVQDRNNVTSLTVEPRWGWTQLDVRDPDLLPSAAAARLLQELDRSGDIPRWLLEFNLANLLLAEGDAPEAIRRLRTIDAPGRSGLGREAVEYTVGLALQDLADEGRSEYRARARAVFEALASAERGRLVSDGGPRVAPRARLHADALADN
- a CDS encoding M48 family metalloprotease, with product MTAVTLAFFLGTASSSSGLEISNPALFQKSLAAAAQAVRQYGLLDDPAAQERVNRIGYQVAYHADFDEYPFTFAVVDTPLPNAFALPAGQIFVTKGMLDLGLSDDMLAALLGHEIAHVTSEHFLKQKKRATLLNVASSLLSVGLIAAAASDRNDGYVGPYGYTRDQGSTAAAAQAALTGGMVFTELLMRSYSREHEDQSDEEGQRYAAAAGFDPNGLAQLMTRMGERISQAKVLGYWQTHPFFDSRVVAAEARARYLATLQPEPSEDVDAYRTATQTVLLEYAERGTKEQPQGRRQGRPPSSPELDLLKAMALGAWPSGTAAESLRLENLHRLRDAELERLATSRDYGRITAAYRQQMESVRSLTPETPFLAVLSNEMADLRRQSEELYGQSIRILDRGVFETPFLEAFLSNYPDSPRAPKVALLLGISYSRLGRETDAVEHFLKAWESEPAGAITEDGDSPAADAQRGLRNLAPVLTRLGSLQHLASQKRDPELGQRAEDRLGKLVGSYDDITSGSEYLERFPNGPYAGEVEERLNRLADVLYKEMLTYQELGDAAKAIARANLILTHAPHSPSAQRISDERLNDQVDA
- a CDS encoding PDZ domain-containing protein, translating into MICIGHTGNRRTPLSAPGAVLQAAWIMVLFLSGTGREGPVAAQEWPQPEALGGATFVAEPPDARIEVGRRVLRAPGRLALPASDYVAEITRPGYLPTLVGFSVAAGEEMDVVVTMERASATLRLRTAPSNATVLIDGFVRGRTEGHARPDFTPEGPAAFTPGRSFSAELWLADLPVGSHRLEIRREGFRTFSQTLDIPALLDYELPPVVLEQEYAMLLLEGLPEDAKVYGNGREMQPDRSKLKPEVAVLPGQLDLVVTRGRQDVFETSVVVEHGAWLEVRVEMKPALAFLGTFGEDAAGLRAVASAIEFLKDDGVHIVLDRSEQGRAVFADLGIDSQVLRDWTTAKTELPWNAIRAQIQRETPAALYFAAVLSDDLAADSVDLWWWSAAPGPARPDVLSIDLRSGRFEGSALRRLARSLNPVLEVGIQTPDLGVGLIESLKSDGLIVATVDPGGPAAAAGLQPGIEVREIDGEPASADQLTTALDRLQPGGGIEFAVGGDGKEATATVIHPAWGWTQLDVLAPNLYLAAAAAGLIREFDSSADTPRWLLELDLAALALAAGDPESAIQLLEEIEAPDRAGLGAETVQYTFGVALSDLADRGHDEVRQRARRVFESLALTEHGRLYADEGPEVAPRARLRADALAER